A stretch of the Aspergillus puulaauensis MK2 DNA, chromosome 6, nearly complete sequence genome encodes the following:
- a CDS encoding sterol desaturase family protein (COG:I;~EggNog:ENOG410Q2RF;~InterPro:IPR006694;~PFAM:PF04116;~TransMembrane:3 (o69-91i112-133o153-174i);~go_function: GO:0005506 - iron ion binding [Evidence IEA];~go_function: GO:0016491 - oxidoreductase activity [Evidence IEA];~go_process: GO:0008610 - lipid biosynthetic process [Evidence IEA];~go_process: GO:0055114 - oxidation-reduction process [Evidence IEA]), with amino-acid sequence MDVFLDVLDTFVFDRLYASILPAPNGAGDVGSPSQKAYNQHIGVYIPLEPSEYVDASIWKRDDIVRQAMSLFLIAWVFGLAMYLIGSFVVYHTMWDKRLLRHPHFLKNQMRLEIKQGVSAIPVIAILTAPFFVAEVRGWSKLYDFSSEAPFPGYTWLQYPLFVCFTDCGIYWIHRWLHIPSVYRHLHKPHHKWVVPTPFASYAFHPVDGWSQSLPYHIFPFLFPLQKSAYLGLFTFVTLWTVLIHDAEYISHSVVVNGSACHTMHHLYFNYNYGQFMTLWDRLGGTYRTPKEDGFLQKENLRAQSTKKDE; translated from the exons ATGGATGTTTTTCTCGACGTCCTAGACACATTTGTCTTCGACCGATTATACGCGTCGATATTGCCGGCACCAaatggagctggagacgTAGGATCGCCATCACAGAAAGCCTATAACCAACATATCGGTGTTTATATTCCTCTGGAACCGTCTGAATATGTGGACGCGAGCATATGGAAGCGAGACGACATTGTGCGGCAGGCGATGTCTCTATTCCTAATTGCCTG GGTCTTCGGTTTGGCCATGTACCTCATCGGTAGCTTCGTTGTCTACCATACAATGTGGGACAAGCGGCTCCTGCGGCATCCTCATTTCCTCAAAAACCAAATGCGCCTCGAGATTAAGCAAGGCGTGAGCGCGATCCCTGTGATAGCTATCTTGACTGCACCTTTCTTCGTAGCCGAGGTGCGTGGCTGGTCTAAGCTTTACGACTTTTCGAGTGAAGCCCCATTCCCCGGGTATACGTGGTTGCAATATCCGCTATTCGTGTGTTTCACGGACTGCGGAATCTATTGGATCCATCGATGGCTGCATATCCCATCTGTATACCGCCACCTGCACAAGCCACACCACAAATGGGTCGTGCCGACGCCGTTCGCCAGCTACGCTTTCCACCCAGTGGATGGCTGGTCGCAGAGTCTTCCATACCATATCTTCCCGTTTTTGTTTCCGCTGCAGAAAAGTGCCTACCTAGGACTTTTCACATTCGTGACCTTATGGACAGTATTGATAC ATGACGCCGAGTACATCTCTCATTCTGTGGTTGTCAACGGGTCAGCATGTCACACAATGCATCATTTATACTTCAACTATAATTATGGGCAATTTATGACTCTCTGGGATAGGTTAGGAGGGACATACCGCACGCCGAAGGAGGACGGTTTCCTGCAAAAAGAGAATCTTCGGGCCCAGAGcaccaagaaggacgagTAA